One genomic region from Salvia hispanica cultivar TCC Black 2014 chromosome 2, UniMelb_Shisp_WGS_1.0, whole genome shotgun sequence encodes:
- the LOC125206665 gene encoding uncharacterized protein LOC125206665, which produces MGRGDFFINLPSELTAKILSRLPLRSLATSECVCKPWRNLLGSLDFAKSLISDSETPPFLACLTPAMAENTIGSTRCTIFEIVEEVLFNFLDEEDKEEDGDQILNQNQNLQEVGGEARIEDEEKHEDEEEDQIQNEDEEEDEDPVLHELHYNELARFGIPFGNSSPEPMVGIAANGLFLLYFQFGHPAILLFIWNPLTRQYIDICRDEQSMSFNFNYKLSFGFGVSQISGQYKVVCINRDGSAHHVYTLGTGTWRRLEAGAASGFGFHSDGRIVCNGNLHWTVYDSTRPLSICGFDIEIESFSIFSAPPAAVGRPYVELSVLRDCLCVCYTSNDNIFLWSMKEYRVEESWTLEYRLSYNGFDFDFGDYYGIETVYPIKVFNDGDVLMLMVSKHIDFSFQKTRLLKDGNQERRDS; this is translated from the coding sequence ATGGGGAGGGGTGATTTCTTCATAAATCTACCATCAGAACTCACCGCTAAAATCCTCTCACGACTCCCTCTCCGAAGCCTTGCAACCAGTGAATGCGTCTGCAAACCATGGCGCAATCTCCTCGGCTCCCTGGATTTCGCCAAATCCCTTATTTCCGATTCCGAAACCCCTCCTTTCCTAGCTTGCTTGACGCCGGCGATGGCCGAAAATACAATTGGCTCAACTCGTTGCACAATTTTCGAAATTGTAGAGGAAGTCCTATTCAATTTCCTTGATGAAGAAGATAAAGAAGAAGACGGCGACCAAAttctaaatcaaaatcaaaatctccAAGAAGTCGGAGGGGAAGCCCGAattgaagatgaagagaaacacgaagacgaagaagaagatcaAATTCAAAACGAAGACGAGGAGGAAGACGAAGATCCAGTTCTCCATGAGCTTCACTACAATGAGCTCGCACGCTTCGGTATTCCTTTCGGAAACTCATCACCGGAACCAATGGTAGGCATTGCAGCTAATGGATTGTTTCTTCTATACTTTCAGTTCGGGCATCCTGCCATCCTTCTCTTTATATGGAATCCTCTCACTCGTCAGTATATCGACATCTGCCGCGACGAACAATCCATGtcgtttaattttaattataagttgAGTTTTGGATTCGGCGTGAGTCAAATTAGTGGGCAGTATAAGGTCGTGTGCATCAATCGCGACGGATCTGCTCACCATGTGTACACCCTCGGAACGGGAACGTGGAGGCGCCTTGAAGCCGGAGCTGCTTCTGGTTTCGGATTCCATTCAGACGGACGGATTGTGTGTAATGGAAACCTCCATTGGACCGTGTATGACTCCACTCGACCTTTGTCGATATGTGGCTTTGACATTGAAATAGAAAGTTTTAGCATCTTCTCTGCACCTCCTGCCGCTGTTGGGCGTCCATATGTGGAGTTGAGTGTTTTGAGGGACTGTCTGTGTGTTTGTTACACGTCGAACGATAACATTTTCCTCTGGTCAATGAAGGAATACCGAGTCGAGGAATCTTGGACCTTAGAGTACAGGTTGAGTTAtaatggttttgattttgattttggtgattACTATGGAATAGAGACTGTTTATCCTATCAAAGTTTTCAATGATGGTGATGTTTTGATGTTGATGGTGTCGAAACACATTGACTTCTCTTTCCAGAAGACGCGTCTtcttaaagatggtaatcAAGAGAGGCGAGACTCATAA
- the LOC125206663 gene encoding F-box/kelch-repeat protein At3g23880-like, translating into MERNFFTNLPSEITTDILSRLPLRSIALSKCVCKSWLNLLDFDDFKFKTPPALALLQQTNSTRCSIFEFEDEDGADLEIHDLHYIPLTHFEIRDENSEILVGMAANGLLFIHSQGGFPQIPLFICNPITRQYIELWCPEEYIVDDDDDDDDDVHIMLSYGFGMSKISGQYKVLCNYIDASSDSYRHVYTLGTGTWRLVEAGAVSGLGTCSPGYFVFNGILHWVGGEDDLAHTLWVCGFDLENECFDIFSPPPPPSVDGRGSQTRELSTLMDCLCYSYTWEDDIVIWLMKEYQVEESWTNLYKISRNGFDLDWDFASDWKYMGVKPIRLFKDGDVLMLLDQKKLIYYSNKTKTIQQVGMLNDATAQNYVSAMIFTPSLFSFKNFVFENVISF; encoded by the coding sequence ATGGAGCGCAATTTCTTCACAAATCTGCCATCTGAAATCACCACCGACATCCTCTCACGCCTCCCTCTCCGAAGCATTGCATTGAGCAAGTGTGTTTGCAAATCATGGCTCAATCTGCTCGATTTCGAcgatttcaaattcaaaacccCACCCGCCCTAGCTCTCTTGCAGCAGACAAACTCAACTCGGTGCTCGATTTTCGAatttgaagacgaagacgGAGCCGATCTAGAGATCCATGATCTTCACTACATTCCGCTCACACATTTCGAAATTAGAGACGAAAATTCAGAAATACTGGTAGGTATGGCTGCAAATGGATTGCTTTTTATACACTCACAGGGAGGGTTTCCTCAAATTCCTCTTTTTATATGCAATCCGATCACTCGTCAATATATCGAGCTCTGGTGCCCTGAGGAATACATTGTagatgatgacgatgatgatgatgatgatgtacATATTATGCTTAGTTATGGATTTGGAATGAGCAAAATTAGCGGGCAATATAAGGTGCTCTGTAATTATATAGACGCGAGTTCCGACTCTTATCGTCATGTATACACCCTTGGAACAGGAACATGGAGGCTTGTTGAGGCTGGCGCTGTTTCTGGTCTCGGAACCTGTTCACCTGGATACTTTGTTTTTAACGGCATCCTCCATTGGGTAGGAGGAGAAGATGATTTGGCTCATACCTTATGGGTTTGTGGTTTTGATCTTGAAAACGAATGTTTTGACATCttctctcctcctcctcctccgtcTGTAGATGGACGTGGCAGTCAAACCAGGGAGTTGTCTACTTTGATGGACTGCCTTTGTTATTCGTACACATGGGAAGATGATATTGTCATCTGGTTGATGAAGGAGTACCAGGTCGAGGAATCTTGGACCAATCTGTACAAGATAAGTAGAAATGGTTTTGATTTGGATTGGGATTTTGCATCTGATTGGAAATATATGGGTGTTAAACCAATTAGACTTTTTAAAGATGGTGACGTTTTGATGCTGCTGGACCAAAAGAAACTCATCTACTACTCCAACAAGACAAAAACTATTCAACAAGTAGGTATGTTAAATGATGCAACTGCGCAGAATTACGTTAGTGCCATGATTTTCACTCCAAGCCTTTTCTCCTTCAAGAATTTCGTATTCGAGAATGTGATCTCGTTTTAG
- the LOC125206666 gene encoding glucan endo-1,3-beta-glucosidase-like has protein sequence MRLFDPHAPTLRALSGTNIRLMMGVSHSDLCDLSNCPQAATSWVRQNILRFPNVTFRYIIAGNEIDPNSELGSFVFPAMQNMYRVTRAAGQGGRVQVSTSIHISLLRRCSPPQAAAFKCSVNWFIRPILEFLRETRAPMHINIFPFNAYINDRRNINLSFALLQPNSGVVLGGVYYDNLFYVIHDAFIAAMTKILAAASPLSLQQTHEMQSGMQVN, from the coding sequence ATGCGTCTCTTCGACCCCCACGCCCCGACTCTTCGCGCCCTCAGCGGCACCAACATCCGCCTCATGATGGGCGTCTCCCACTCCGACCTCTGCGATCTCTCTAACTGCCCCCAGGCGGCGACCTCCTGGGTCCGCCAGAACATACTCCGCTTCCCGAATGTCACGTTCCGCTACATCATCGCCGGGAACGAGATCGACCCCAATTCTGAACTGGGGTCGTTCGTGTTCCCGGCGATGCAGAACATGTACCGCGTGACCCGCGCGGCCGGGCAGGGTGGTCGCGTCCAAGTCTCGACGTCCATCCATATAAGCCTCCTGAGACGGTGCAGCCCGCCCCAGGCGGCCGCGTTCAAGTGCAGCGTGAACTGGTTCATCCGCCCGATCCTCGAGTTCTTGAGGGAAACCCGAGCCCCGATGCATATCAATATATTCCCCTTCAACGCCTACATCAACGACCGGAGGAACATCAACCTCTCCTTCGCCCTTCTGCAGCCCAACAGCGGTGTCGTTCTCGGCGGCGTCTACTACGACAACCTCTTCTACGTGATCCACGACGCCTTCATTGCCGCCATGACCAAAATCCTTGCGGCAGCATCGCCATTATCCCTtcaacaaacacatgaaaTGCAGTCTGGAATGCAGGTTAATTAA